The Henckelia pumila isolate YLH828 chromosome 2, ASM3356847v2, whole genome shotgun sequence genome includes a window with the following:
- the LOC140882562 gene encoding uncharacterized protein produces the protein MAMVSKTRNMLEGLVKEGSFKWLSRTRSLFDEEVEELRRSTSAGNDWLPELSPPANVVVHRCSKILGLSTCQLRENFDGEASDFLKHHANFARNLLEYCCFLALSRSVRVINYLDDKNFRRLIFDMMISWEFPAASSQPFPSLDDDATVGIEAFCRIAPAVPLVGNVIVADKIFEVLSDSTSRRLHFSIYDKYLIRLERVIRKFQSQSESSLLSSQRLGRGEKVLEVDGTAASQPVIEHVGVSAWPGRLTLTDHALYFEDFQVVSYDKAKMYDLADDLQQIIRPELSGPWGTRLFDTAVFYKSNSLSEPVVMEFPELKGHTRRDYWLAVIREVLYAHKFIRKFKLGGLGRDEALLKAVFGILRVQALKEISSAIPICCEALLMFNVCDKLPCGDLILESVANMLTIKEIDRRSATKSINGMYSISGLALASNLGFAYGTSSCNANEAALVVGEIAVGEITPLEKAVKEARSSYENVILAQATVDGVKVDGIDTNLAVMKELLSPMADIWNWVLLLLYWEHPWKSLAFCLVSTYILCRGWLGHVLASLLLFLAIFMLLNRYVQGGHVDELKVMAPPAMNTMEQLLAVQNAVSQAENLIQEGNILLLKYRALLLSLFPQATERCAGALLVIGLVLAFVPVKYIVLVAFLETFTRYSPIRRANTEKWQRRFRDWWFSIPAAPVALERYNDDKKKR, from the exons ATGGCTATGGTGAGCAAAACTCGAAATATGCTGGAGGGTCTGGTGAAAGAAGGGTCATTCAAGTGGTTGTCTAGAACACGAAGCCTATTTGATGAAGAGGTCGAAGAGCTGAGAAGATCTACGTCGGCAGGGAATGATTGGCTACCAGAGCTCTCTCCACCTGCAAATGTTGTGGTTCACAGATGCTCAAA AATCCTTGGCCTTTCTACATGCCAACTTCGAGAAAACTTTGATGGAGAGGCTTCTGATTTTCTTAAGCATCATGCCAATTTTGCGCGGAACCTTTTGGAATATTGTTGCTTCCTGGCTCTTTCTCGTTCTGTTCGAGTAATCAATTATCTAGATGACAAGAACTTTCGCCGGCTTATATTTGACATGATGATATCCTGGGAATTTCCTGCAGCTTCCAGCCAACCGTTTCCAAGT TTGGATGATGATGCCACAGTTGGAATAGAGGCTTTTTGTCGAATCGCTCCTGCAGTTCCCCTTGTTGGTAATGTGATTGTCGCTGATAAGATATTCGAGGTGCTTTCAGATTCAACGAGCCGCCGGCTTCATTTCTCTATCTATGACAAGTACCTCATTCGATTGGAAAG GGTAATACGAAAATTTCAGTCTCAATCTGAATCATCTCTCCTATCATCCCAACGATTAGGAAGAGGAGAAAAAGTTCTGGAAGTTGATGGAACAGCCGCTAGCCAACCAGTTATTGAACATGTAGGTGTATCTGCATGGCCAG GTCGTTTAACTCTGACAGACCATGCGCTATACTTCGAAGATTTTCAGGTTGTTTCTTATGACAAAGCTAAGATGTATGATCTAGCAGATGACTTACAGCAAATCATCAGACCTGAGCTCTCTGGGCCATGGGGTACCAGGCTTTTTGACACCGCAGTCTTTTACAAATCAAATTCTTT ATCAGAACCGGTTGTTATGGAGTTTCCAGAGCTTAAAGGTCATACCCGCCGTGACTATTGGTTAGCTGTTATTCGTgaagttctatatgcccataaaTTCATTCGCAAGTTTAAGCTTGGTGGTCTTGGGAGAGATGAAGCGCTACTTAAAGCAGTTTTTGGTATTCTGCGAGTACAAGCCCTTAAAGAAATAAGTTCCGCCATCCCTATTTGCTGTGAGGCTCTTCTTATGTTCAATGTTTGTGACAAGCTGCCCTGTGGGGATCTGATTCTAGAAAGTGTTGCAAACATGTTGACCATAAAAGAGATAGACCGGAGAAGTGCTACAAAATCCATAAATGGGATGTATTCAATTTCAGGTTTAGCACTTGCTTCTAACTTGGGCTTTGCTTATGGGACAAGTTCTTGCAATGCTAATGAGGCTGCCCTGGTCGTTGGTGAAATTGCTGTTGGAGAGATAACACCTTTAGAGAAAGCAGTTAAAGAAGCTAGAAGCAGCTATGAAAACGTAATTCTTGCACAAGCCACAGTTGATGGAGTTAAAGTTGATGGTATTGACACTAACTTGGCAGTGATGAAG GAATTGCTTTCTCCCATGGCAGACATTTGGAATTGGGTTCTTCTTCTGCTCTACTGGGAACACCCGTGGAAATCCCTTGCATTCTGCTTGGTTTCCACTTATATTTTGTGCAG AGGCTGGTTGGGACATGTGCTTGCTTCATTACTTTTATTTTTGGCGATCTTCATGTTGCTTAACCGTTATGTTCAAGGAGGGCATGTTGATGAACTGAAAGTAATGGCACCTCCTGCCATGAACACAATGGAACAGCTTTTAGCAGTTCAAAATGCAGTTTCCCAAGCTGAAAATCTTATCCAGGAAGGAAACATACTTCTTCTCAAATACCGCGCCTTGCTACTATCGCTTTTCCCGCAG GCTACAGAGAGATGTGCCGGAGCGCTTTTGGTCATAGGTTTGGTTCTGGCTTTTGTGCCTGTTAAATATATTGTTCTAGTGGCTTTTCTGGAAACATTTACCAGATATTCACCCATTAGAAGAGCCAACACTGAAAAGTGGCAAAGACGATTTCGAGATTGGTGGTTTAGCATACCAGCGGCTCCCGTCGCCCTCGAAAGATATAATGACGATAAAAAGAAAAGGTGA
- the LOC140882682 gene encoding single-stranded DNA-binding protein, mitochondrial, which produces MASSLSRKLCGGICASYKAKANTSFVSFCTKSLSSAETEADSDSDIETAHLSSSKQQQSTVYTERTLENGLDLGIYKAILIGQLGQAPIPKKLKSGRIVTLLSIGTGGIRNNRRPLDNEEPKDYANRCAVQWHRVSLYPERLGELAVKSFVPGSILYVEGNLETKIFNDPISGLVRRIREVAVRRNGRVLYLGKGDDAEKLSKIEFGGVGYY; this is translated from the exons ATGGCGTCTTCACTTTCAAGAAAGCTTTGTGGTGGAATTTGTGCCAGCTACAAAGCAAAAGCGAACACCTCTTTCGTTTCTTTCTGCACAAAAAGTCTATCATCTGCAGAGACAGAGGCAGATTCAGATTCTGATATTGAAACGGCCCATCTTTCCTCATCAAAACAGCAGCAGTCTACGGTGTATACCGAGCGAACCCTCGAAAACGGTCTGGACTTGGGCATTTACAAG GCAATATTGATTGGGCAACTGGGACAGGCTCCTATACCAAAGAAATTGAAGAGTGGGAGGATAGTGACTCTGCTCTCTATTGGAACTGGGGGCATCCGGAACAACAGGAGGCCTTTGGATAATGAAGAACCCAAGGACTATGCAAATCGTTGTGCAGTGCAGTGGCATAGGGTTTCATTATATCCTGAGAGATTGGGAGAACTTGCAGTGAAGAGTTTTGTTCCCGG TTCTATCTTGTATGTGGAAGGCAATCTAGAGACAAAAATCTTCAATGATCCCATAAGTGGTCTTGTTCGGCGAATACGAGAGGTTGCCGTACGGAGAAATG GTCGGGTTTTGTATTTAGGAAAGGGAGATGATGCCGAGAAGCTATCAAAAATTGAGTTTGGAGGAGTTGGCTATTATTGA
- the LOC140881098 gene encoding protein MIZU-KUSSEI 1-like yields the protein MNNKIKTSNKKHFQWTTKISNIEEKNDTSNVSFFLQEPQKILQHSSSKKPYDQNNFTEAEAPKSCHSRRKKLAAVSVSRLQAVLNSFIRIRSSQFQRRLVLGTLFGNKRGNAHLAFQKDSKSAPTLLVELATPITGLVREMGPGLVRIAFECDNRGRTSQASLLDEPAWRTYCNGNKLGFATRVECGEKEWKILKAVEPISMGAGVIRKEKEEVIYMRAKFERVVGTANSEAFYMINPDNKAAPELSVYFLRT from the exons ATGAACAACAAGATCAAAACATCCAACAAGAAGCATTTCCAGTGGACAACAAAGATCAGCAATATCGAAGAGAAAAATGATACAAGTAATGTGTCCTTTTTCCTCCAAGAACCCCAAAAGATCTTGCAACACTCTTCCTCCAAGAAACCGTACGATCAGAACAATTTCACAGAGGCAGAAGCACCAAAATCTTGCCATTCGAGGAGAAAGAAACTAGCCGCAGTCTCTGTTTCCAGGCTGCAAGCCGTGCTGAATTCCTTCATCAGAATTCGATCATCGCAGTTTCAGCGACGGCTAGTTCTTGGAACCCTTTTCGGAAACAAGCGTGGCAATGCGCATCTGGCTTTCCAGAAGGATTCCAAATCCGCCCCGACTTTGTTGGTCGAACTCGCAACACCGATAACAG GTTTGGTCCGAGAGATGGGGCCGGGGCTGGTTCGCATTGCCTTCGAGTGTGACAACAGAGGCCGGACGAGTCAGGCTAGTCTCTTAGACGAGCCGGCGTGGAGGACTTATTGCAATGGGAACAAGCTCGGGTTCGCGACGAGGGTGGAATGTGGGGAGAAGGAATGGAAGATACTGAAGGCCGTGGAGCCGATATCTATGGGAGCTGGTGTTataaggaaagaaaaagaagaagtgATATATATGAGGGCTAAATTCGAAAGAGTTGTGGGAACTGCAAATTCTGAGGCATTCTATATGATCAATCCTGATAATAAGGCTGCTCCTGAACTTAGTGTTTACTTTCTCAGAACCTAG
- the LOC140881097 gene encoding uncharacterized protein yields the protein MGCSLSGLNVLQDVVYGGGDVWINENRFRIVRKLGEGGFAYVFLVKEVPSDPSAPGISSKIKDPSHISDDGTYAVKKALIQNNDQLELVREEIRVSSRFSHPNLLPLLDHAIIAVKASQDQSWKNEAYLLFPVHLDGTLLDNAKTMQAKKEFFSTSDVLQIFRQLCSGLEHMHSFDPPYAHNDVKPGNVLVTYRKGLPPLAILMDFGSTRPARKQIRSRSEALQLQEWASEHCSAPFRAPELWDCPSHADIDERTDIWSLGCTLFAIMYGVSPFEYALGESGGSLQLAIVNAQIKWPTGPNHAYPEALHQFVTWMLQPQAAVRPCIGDIIIHVDKLISKFSE from the exons ATGGGTTGCTCTCTCTCGGGTTTGAACGTCTTGCAAGACGTCGTTTACGGCGGAGGAGATGTGTGGATCAATGAGAACCGTTTCAGGATTGTGAGGAAGCTGGGCGAAGGTGGATTCGCCTATGTTTTCCTTGTCAAGGAGGTTCCCTCTGATCCTTCCGCTCCCGGAATTTCCAGCAAGATCAAAGATCCTTCTCACATATCTG ATGATGGAACATATGCTGTGAAGAAAGCTCTCATTCAAAACAATGATCAGCTGGAGTTGGTGAGGGAGGAAATACGTGTTTCATCGCGGTTTAGCCACCCCAATCTGCTTCCTCTTCTTGATCATGCAATTATTGCAGTCAAG GCTTCACAAGATCAATCCTGGAAAAATGAAGCATACCTGTTGTTTCCCGTTCATTTAGATGGAACATTGTTGGACAACGCCAAAACTATGCAAGCTAAGAAGGAGTTCTTTTCAACCTCAGATGTGCTTCAAATATTTCGCCAG CTTTGTTCAGGACTTGAGCATATGCACAGTTTTGATCCTCCATATGCCCATAATGATGTCAAACCTGGAAATGTCCTTGTGACATACAGGAAAGGACTGCCACCTTTAGCAATATTGATGGACTTTGGAAGTACACGTCCTGCAAGGAAGCAAATTAGATCTCGTTCTGAAGCGCTACAACTGCAG GAATGGGCATCTGAGCACTGTTCAGCTCCTTTTAGAGCTCCTGAATTATGGGATTGCCCAAGCCATGCTGACATTGATGAGAGAACTGATATTTGGTCATTAGGCTGCACTTTGTTTGCAATCAT GTACGGTGTCTCCCCATTTGAGTATGCACTGGGGGAATCCGGAGGAAGCTTGCAGTTGGCGATAGTAAACGCGCAAATAAAGTGGCCAACTGGACCTAATCATGCATATCCAGAGGCACTTCACCAGTTTGTAACATGGATGTTGCAGCCCCAGGCTGCCGTTCGACCTTGCATTGGTGATATCATAATTCATGTTGATAAGTTGATCTCAAAATTTTCTGAATGA
- the LOC140882683 gene encoding uncharacterized protein, giving the protein MEDVRKIVVIVEDVQVARTALRWALENILRLGDSIILLHVYPCNPRSRNKKKSRTLRLKGFQLALSFRDICNSFPNTKTEIVVTEGDGEGGRIGAIVREIGASTLVLGLHDHSFFYKLVMAQNNISSSLNCKVLAIKEQATNLTHRTISLQGITSTNMDFSQIEIATLSVPEVPIPKIEYQICPDPNAIMWKSKPARTFKHT; this is encoded by the exons ATGGAAGATGTGAGAAAAATAGTAGTCATTGTGGAAGATGTCCAAGTAGCAAGAACTGCCCTCCGTTGGGCACTCGAAAACATCCTTCGTTTGGGTGATTCCATCATACTTTTACATGTATATCCCTGCAACCCCAGATCAAGAAACAAGAAAAAGAGCCGAACCCTTCGCCTCAAAGGTTTCCAGTTGGCTCTCTCCTTTAGAGATATCTGCAACTCTTTCCctaat ACGAAGACGGAGATTGTGGTGACAGAAGGGGATGGAGAAGGAGGAAGGATTGGTGCCATAGTTAGAGAGATTGGAGCTTCCACTCTTGTTTTGGGACTTCATGATCATAGTTTTTTTTACAA GTTGGTGATGGCCCAAAACAATATCTCGAGTAGCTTGAATTGTAAGGTACTTGCCATCAAGGAACAAGCAACTAATTTGACACATAGAACCATCTCATTACAAGGCATCACTTCTACTAATATGGACTTCTCTCAAATCGAAATAGCTACATTAAG TGTTCCTGAAGTTCCAATACCAAAAATTGAATACCAAATTTGTCCGGATCCCAATGCGATTATGTGGAAGTCGAAGCCAGCAAGAACCTTCAAACATACCTGA